ATGGACAATTAGGAACCCTACTTTATGTTGTTGAAAGtacaattttttgttattttttttattttgttttctggcTTTCATTGTTCATTCCTTTTTGTTGGCAATTGTTCTTGCATGAGCCacatattttatgtttcttgagaaaaagaagaaaaaaaaagcattAGACAAGTTTTTCTATGTTTCGAATTTGTGCCTTTCATTTTTGGTTACCATTGCCTGTTCATTTGTAGGGTGCATGAGCAATGAATTAATGTTTTTTGAACCCCTTTCTTTTGagttattaattttattctaaGCTCTTGTTCCTTGTGATTGTTGGTAAAGTATTTGCATTTGAATAGCTCCATGGGCAAGAATTTAGTTATAAGAGAAGCATGCTCTGTTTTGATGCCCTAACATTGAGAAAAGGGATTGAAATTACATTTGGTCTTGGTATTTAGAAATTGTGTTGTGGTATCCCATTCTCCTTGCAATTTTGTTTGATGGGGGAAGGATTAAGATTTTCCCTGGATTGTGGTTGGGGAAAGTATTAATAGACTTAAATTGCTGaaatatgttggagaaaactttgaATCATGAAATTTATATGCTTCTTTGAGCATTTCGGTACTTGATTACATGTGTTCAATTTGTGGTTATTTAGGTAACATTTTGGTATGGATTGAAGTAAGGTCTGGATGGAACTCTGTTATTCATTGACTGCTGTTTTTGCTATATCTTAAAAATTGTCATTAAGGAGTGGACATTAAGCATTATTTCGGTTATCTCAATAAGATTTTGTCATTATTATTGTCTGattcttttttctttcctttgttgGTGACCTAGTTGTTCCATTTTGGATTATTTATAGGGTTTATAAGATATTGTAATTGAAGAAAGCAACTTTATACTGCACATTTATGCCAAGCACTAGCAATGCTTGAATATACCGAAGCAAAGATAGAAGAGGAGTTAGTGGCCATTTAGAGAAATAAACTGCCAAACATGGAATGTAATAAAGACGACGCCATAAAGGCTAAAGAGCTTGCCGAGAAGACGCTACTTGAGAGGGACCTAAGCAGTGCAAAGATATTTGCAAAGAAGGCGCAAGACATGTATCCTAATCTTGATGGCCTTCGTCAATTGCTGGCCACTATTGAGGTGTATGCTTCGGCTGAAAAAAAGGTTAATGGTGAAGTTGATTGGTACAGGGTCCTTGGTGTTGAACCAATGGCAGATGACCAAACAATTCGAAGACATTACAGGAAACTGGCTCTTATTCTGCACCCTGATAAAAATAAATCGGTAGGGGCAGACGAGGCATTTAATCTTATCACACAGGCATGGACTTGTTTGTCTGATAATGCCAAGAGAGTCGAGTATGACCAAAAGCGCAACTTCTCTGGCATATATTGTGGGAAACCATCTGCACCAGCTCGTCCGAGTGGTTTCTTTGGTAACTTAAATGCTGCTAACTGGAAGAATAGAGATCAAGGGAGTGCTACACATCAAACTCAAACTACAAGACCTCCCACGTCAATGAACCCGACATTTTGGACCATGTGCTTGTCCTGCAGGACAAAGTTTGAGTACAATGCTCATTTTGTCAACTGCAAACTTACCTGCTTCAACTGCAACAAGACCTTTGTAGCTTCTGAGGCATCGCCCCCACGTGTATATAGAAATGCTTCATCTACTTCAAGCATTTCTCAGATGAACCAAAATAACCTTAACAGNNNNNNNNNNNNNNNNNNNNNNNNNNNNNNNNNNNNNNNNNNNNNNNNNNNNNNNNNNNNNNNNNNNNNNNNNNNNNNNNNNNNNNNNNNNNNNNNNNNNNNNNNNNNNNNNNNNNNNNNNNNNNNNNNNNTGCCTGGTGGCATTTCGAGAATGCCGTCATTTTCTACTGCTGCTGAAACTCCTGGTGTTTTCAAAGTTCCATCTGATACTTTGAAGAGGGCATGCGAAGCTTCAACACCCGACAATGCCCTTGCTGCTGAGAAAACTGGTGTTGCAGGTTCAACATTTCATTCCTGTTCATTTGGTTCAAATTCTTCTCTGAAAGGAGATGGGCCAAGGAAAAAAATCCGCACAAGTGAATTCAAAGTAAACAGTGATAGGAAATATACACAAAATGGGGTAGCTTCTCGACACGAAGGAGTAAGCTTGGCAAATGAACTTGGGTCTGAAAAGGATAATTCTGAAACCGGAAGGATGAGTGCTGCTGGAAACTACAAACGTAATGTTTTTTGGGAAATACCACAACAGAAAATGAAGAAGATTCTAATGGAGAAGGCGAGAAAGGAAATTCAGAAAAAGCTTGAAGAATGGAATGTTGCTTCTGAAGCAAGGAATTTGGAAAAGTCAAAGTATGCTGCTACAGAGATCATAGAGAAGGACAAGAAAAAGGCGAAAGATGTCATAGAGAAGGAGAACAAAAAGATTACATATGCTGTAAAACCTGACACGAAAAATGCTATTCGTGGTGCAAAACCTGGTGCACAAGGAATTGTTGCTTCTGATAAAATTGGCAAAAAACATATCCCTCCTGCTGATCCAGTTGTGGCTGATTATACAGTCTTGATGAGTGTTCCAGACCCGGACTTCCATGATTTCGATGGGGACCGTATTGAAAATGCTTTTGGCGCAAACCAGGTGTGGGCTGTTTATGATGAGGACGATGGCATGCCACGCTACTATGCTTTGATTCACGATGTGATCTCAAAGAAACCGTTCAACATGAGAATTAGCTGGCTTAACTCGAAGACAAACGATGAATTGGCTCCAATAGAGTGGGTTAGTTCTGGCTTTCCCAAGACCTCTGGGGATTTCAGAATAAGCAAGCATGTTGTCTATAACAGTCTTAACTCCTTTTCGCACAAGGTTCAATGGACAAAAGGTGCAAGAGGGATTGTGCATATATATCCCAAGAAGGGGGATGTTTGGGCCTTGTATCGGAACTGGTCTGCTGACTGGAACCAATTTACCAAAGACGAAGTCATTCATAAGTATGACATGGTGGAAGTGCTGGAAGACTACAATGAGAAGCAAGGTGTGAATGTTGCTCCACTTGGTAAAGTTCAGGGTTTCAAGACAGTGTTTTGCCGGAACAGGGATCCAAGGAGAATAAAAAACATTCCAAAGGCAGAGATGTTTCGCCTCTCGCACCAAGTACCTGCGTACTTGCTCACTGGTCAAGAAGGCCATAATGCTCCTAGAGGCTGCTTGGAGCTTGATCCAGCCGCCACACCTATGGAACTTCTTCAAGTAGTCACAGAAATACCCGAGCAAGAATCGGTAGATGAATTTCAGAGCAAAGAGAATCCCGGGCGTGATGAGAAGAGTCGAAAAATTAAGCAAGATTCTGCTCAGGAAATTCCAAGAAAGGAAGGGGCTGAAGCAATTGGAAAGAAAGATGGTAAGCCTGATATTTTGTATGTATATAGGAGAAGACATCTAAGGGAAAAGAGAGCAATGTAGTGTGTTACTTGTGAAGAGATTGTGTTCACCATATAGCTTACAATCAAGAACTCAAAACAAATTAGAGCAGGATTTGGAACTTCaaagtttttcttttgtttctagtgataaaaaagaaaagataacagAGTTGGGTGCACTTGTAGAGTTGATTAAGATGCTCTTTTAGTTGTTGGTGTATATTGGCTCTTTCAGTTGTCAATGTTAATTGTTATAGTTGCTTTTAATCaatgaaaatcatcatcatcattctaaATTCAGCATAACAGCATCCCATTAATAACCATATCAACATACAAGAACAATTTGCATTTGAGCTTGTAATACATACATTGCTTGCTCTCTTTGTTCATAAGATTTTGTTATGGAGATATATGAGTTAAGCATGATATTCTATTAATAAGGGTGTTACATGAATTAGCAACTGCTACATGCATATAGTAAACTTCCATTAATTTTGTCATTCTTGagcaaaattatatataaaaagttGCAAATTTCAATTTTATGTCCCTAGTGAATGTGTGTTAAACTCTAAAGAATTGACATGAAATTTCCCAATCTTTTTGTGAGAAGCAGTATTAATGCTCTCAACAACAAAGCTTGCCATTCATTTGAGGGGTTGATGACTGAAAAGTAGTTCTTGTTTAATCATATAAACTAATTTTGATTAATTTATATATGTGATCTTGTATAGTTGCAATAAAGAAATGGACAAATTTCGTAGACTGATGAGTAACAACTATATCAAAACTAAGTTTTACTGTACTATTTTTCTAAGTAATTTATGAAATAACCGTTtatataaaacataaataaataaacgaAGATTAATATTAACTGGATAACTTATAAATTAGAACTTTGACATTTAGGGTTAAATATTGAACATATATTACAAAGTAAAAGTAGAAAAAGGACAGAATTAATTTTGTCTGATTAAATGGATTTTGTCATTAGTCATTCATGCAAAACAAGAAATCTTCTTATAAGAATTATTTTCTCTTATATGTACATATAAGAATTATTTTCTCTTATattatagatagatagattaCCAATTTCATATTTCCTATACATNNNNNNNNNNNNNNNNNNNNNNNNNNNNNNNNNNNNNNNNNNNNNNNNNNNNNNNNNNNNNNNNNNNNNNNNNNNNNNNNNNNNNNNNNNNNNNGTTATATATATAGAGGAGattatattataattatactaatttaataaTAAAGAATCAAATTTACGTTAATATTATACATGTTCATGTATCTATCCATGATTATGGCGTTAGGTGAAAATATAGTAATTTTTTTAAGATGAAATGAGCTTATAAATACTCTTGTCTAGAATGCAATTTCATATATGAACTATTATGATGAATGTTAGGTGTTTTTTCCACAATATTATTAGAGCTCTTATATGGCTTTTGTTTTTTTCTTCCACCAATATACCTTTCTTCTTCTTATCACCAAAATaccaaaaattttttaattgcTTATACTAAGTCATTGTCTTCCATTTCAATATATTTTGTTTATATTGTAATATATTTTTTCACATGAAGACACCACAATTTATGTCAAAATTAAAACCATGGATGAGTGAGACAAAATTATGGATGCACAAAATATAACTAGTGGGTGTAGGGGTGATTTTAAACAAAATGAATTGTTTAAGGGGATGTGTAAAATATGtaagaaattaataatttatgCATAAATCGTTGATTCTTTACATGTTTTACACATCCTTCACCATAAATCGTGAATTTTTACGAATTTCATTCATTTCGTTTAAAATCAGCCACACTCCCATTACTCATGTTTCGTGCGTccataattttatttcatttgtcCATAATTTTAATATTGACGTAAATTGTGGAGTTCTCATGTGAAAAATGTTATATTTCTGATACCTTTAAAATATATACTAGTAGAACCATTTATACATATAAATTTAAAGTATAAATTGTAGTCTTTTACtaggttttatattttttcttaaaactAATAGAAGCGTcacgatttatataaaaaaaaaaattaaagaataaaattaTAGTGTATTCAGATTTAGAACAATTGATAGTATCCATCtttaattagtaaattaaaatatcTAGTAGGTGAAGAGAGAATGTAGCATATCTTAAAAAATAACATGTTATTAGAAGTGATAAATAAAGTAACAGATTATGAGTTTTAATATTTAGAAATAAACATATTTTTATGTGGGAGTAATATTAATTATCTTAAAAATATTTACgaatagattttttttaaaagaattgatGATTAGACgtttatctttttgtttattcTTTTTATTACACATTTTTTTAATTACAGTTTCAAAGGGAAGAAATATTTGTTTTTGTTAAAGTTCTTGCCTCTTTTTATCACAGTTCTAAGATTTTTTAAAgtttgactaaatttttttaatatttaactaTAAGAAATTTAATATGTTAATAGATTTTGACAAAATTCTACTAATGGATTAATATTCTTTTGATTATATTCATTGTCTATTGTGTTTAATTTGATATATTGAAATGTTGTATAAATCATTATGTTTGTATTCATTGCTTCTGTTGTTTGTCTTTCAGAGGATCGAACTCTTCATCTTTCGGATCTAGAGCTCTAATATCATGTCATGATActactcatcccaaaaacttcagctgatggaaaaagataacactaatgattatatctctaatactctctaaaccttcattgtatacattatacaaatatttcattgactccTCATATTTTTCCATAATTtaatgattctttttattttttttttaatttttttattgttcgCGTTCTCAAGTATGCACCAAATAATAGTAATTATTCGGTTATATTAGAAACATACGTATTATGAGTAAAATAATTCAAGTAAAATACAATAACACAAAAGAACTAAAAAATATGGTGCAACAGCAGTAGAAAGAGTGGTAACGGTGCTGAATGAAAGAGACAATTATCTCATCTCTaaaattatgattaaaaaaaaaggaaaaaagatgtAAAACGTAAAAACAGAAACaaattcttaattattaattgttTCAAGAACGAAAAATAGAATTcaatttgtaaatatttttatgttagtTAGTGTTACTCTCAATTCGTGGCCGTATTTTTGTTTCTACGTATTTTTATTTcagaaacaaattaaaatataactatCATGTAATTTAGAACAACATAAAAGTATGCATCTTTTGTATTCAAGGCCATTAAAAAACAAATCTCTTAACTAGAAGTATATATGCTTGAAATTGGATTATTGGTTCGTCCTTTGATAATATAATCTAAATACTGGTCCtactaaaaaaagagaaaaataagataTAATATAGTACCTTTAATTTACTTAATTCATTTGGATTATGAACTGAGCTAATGAATTTCCATTCTCATACAATAAATGGATTTATATATCACTATTAAATCTCGCATAAAGATTTTACATTAAAAGCAAAAAGAATCTATCATTTGATGAAAGTATATTGCTGTTTGtcgaagaagaaaatagaaatgcTAAAAGGATATGCAActatagaagtacaataaaatcTAGGACTGTATATATTACCATTGAATTTAaaaatgcattaaaaaaaaaaaaaaagaaagaacgaAAAGAGAAAATTGATTTTAACAATGCACTATTTGATCATCAATAAAATTTGTTAATTAAAGTCTCACATCTCTCAAATATATAACTTCTTGTTCTTGTATGAATACCTTGGAGGAAACTCGGCACCTGGTGATGGCGCCGAATTATAGCTTTCGACACTGAATTTGTGAGTTCTGGGAGTTTGAGCTTGTAACACGCTTGTGGAGAGAGCGAACAAACATGGGAGAAGTGTACATGCAAAGTTAttttgatgcttaagttagtatatTGAATTCAAATTCCTTTTTCAATGATGAGatatcatacctttataggtgaGGTGAACTAGGTCGGTTACGTTACTGTTGATCATCTTAATTGAATAGTAGTTTATTGGGCATTAATGAGTAATAATACCTGGTTAGACGGTTTTATTCCAGGATGTAATCCATTGAGTCTGATTGTAACGTATAACACCGAGTTATAATGTAACTGCCGAGTTATGGTGCATAATGCCGAGTTCTGACATAGTATTTGTAACAGCCGTATCATAGTCCCCAAGCTTAGCCTGGGAATGCATTTTAacgaagcaggttgagcttttaatgaATCATAAGTCGGCTGCTTGAGTGAGTTCATAACTTGGCTACTGGCGTATCGTAGCCTTGGAACCCCCAGTTCAAGATGCTTTATtaaaagaataatttaatttaattgttatGAGAGAAAAAACAACTTTAAATGGCCATTAAGGGACGTGCGTATTTCTAATGCACATAATTACTCTTGAGGTAACTAATGGGATGGTTAGTGGATTCCAAAATAGTATTAAAGTTTTAATTCAAAGCTTTGGAATCCAAACGGTTTCAGTGTTGATACAAAGATTTTGTTTGATATCAGAGGCACTTTGGAAAAACATGAGCAAAAGAGGTATGGTTTATTTTTTCTGTACTTTCTTCAACTTCTAGTCTTCTTCATTTGTTTCTTTTTGCGAATGGGTttcgaaaaagagaaaaaaagaaaagatagattGGTCTTACGATTGGTCAAATGAAGACATTAGGAAGCATCCGTCTCTGTTCTTAGATGAGGATGCTGTGAAGGAAATAGACAAGAGTTTGATTGTGAGGGGTGGTTCTGGGGTTCGGTTGGAGTTGCTTCCCTGTTCCTCCAGTGACCGTGTATTTCACAGGGGGGAGGGATTTGAGTATTTTTACATGTACAGTAGTGTGTTGGAAGAGTTGAGGGTAAAGCTTTCCTTTACTGACTTCCAATGTTGGGTGTTTCTTCGCAATTTTGAAATTCTAATGGAGTTTCTGGAAGAGACACCTTTAGTGGAGTTGTTTTTCTATTTGTTTCAAGCTAAAGGTGTTTAGAAAGGGGGTTGGATGAACTTGAATAGTTCGCATGGGTTTGCGGTTTTTAAGCTTTATAAGTCGTCATTTAAAAACTTTAAGGAGATGTATGTGAAGGTTAGTAATGCTGAGGGAGACTTCCCGTTTTATATGGATGTGCATTTAGGGGAAAAGTTTATGATTTAGTGGTGTTCGGAGCCTCTGAACATTTTGGGGCCAGAAACCATTAGTGCAAGAAATGAGTGCATCATTGAGTATTTAGTGAAAGCCGTTAATCGGAAGGAATTGATGTCAGTGTTTGATCTTTTGCAATGGGATGAAAATAGGCAGGCAGTAATAGATTATATAGGTGAGATTTTTAAATGCTGTGGTGTGAGTAAAACCGAAACATTGTGTTAactatttgatttgtttgatttcaggaggAAAATATCCTGGGGTTTCCGCGGCGACCCTTAGAGCTCAGGTGAAGAGTAAGAAATTGGATAAGGAGGGGTTGACCTCAAAAGCCAAGAAAGTTGTTGGTGCTGGCGAGGTGAATCAACCCAAGCCGAGAAGAGTAAAAGtgattttgaagaaaagaaaacatgacgTGGTGGATTTATCTGAGGAATCCGAGGATGTTAGTGATGAGGTCCCAATGGAGGAAATTCAAGGGTTTTTTGAAAACCAGAAGAAGTTGCATGACGTTGCCGATTAGATTGATGGCTCGTCACTGTGGAGGAAGGATTTTTCCTATATGGTTGTTGCCGACGAAGTTTGTCAGACATCGGCGGATGTGACTCTGGCGGAGGAAGTTGGTGACGTTGCTATTGATCAATATATGCAggtatttgtatattttattttgtgatttgtgtTTTAGGTTGATATACATTTGTATATATATTTGTTGTGTTTTCTATGTTGAAGGTGGTAGGTCTTCCGCTGGCGAGCCTAGGGCGCAGTCAAGAGAAAAAACATCGGAAAGTAGCCAAACAAAAACAAGACTTGAGATTGAAGGAGGAGCTGGAGCTAAAAAATGTTAAGGTTACTGAACTAGAAACCAGGCTATCTGAGATTGAGAAAGAATTGAAGCTGACTAAGAAAAATTATGCGAAGGAGGTAGAGGACGTGAAGAAGAAAGAATCTGACCTCTCCAATATGAGTGCTCGGATGGTTGAGGTTATGGAAAAATTGAAAGAgatggaaaagagaaaagaaacaatGATTCTTGACTCGTTTGTTGAAGGATTTGAACGAGCTTCTCTTCAAGCCCAGTTCCTGGTTCCTGAGGTCTATTTCTCCTAGATGGATCCGGGAAAGTTCATTCGAGATGGAGTTATGGTGGACGATACTGGAGCTGCCGAAGAGGAGGATGAGAATGTGGAACAGTAATATATTTGCTTTGATCatagtatttttttttgtttgagacATTTAATAGTAGTAGTTGGTAAACTGTTTTGCTCCTTGGTGAGCTTTTGACTGTTTTTTCCTTTGCTTTACCGAAAAAGAAAAGGCAATATATTTGATGATGGTTAGATAATATTGCGTTTGAGCTTGTATGGATTGTTTTTAGTAGTTATTTTGAATCAATTGCGTAATTCATACAACTGTGATGTTTGTTTGGTTAGTCATCTCTACAGAGATGCTGTTTGAAACTGTAGGTTTGGAACCTTAGTTGAATTTTAGGATGGATTGATAATCCACAAGTTGTGAATTGTGATTCAAAAAGATAAATGATAGTTTTGCTATTTTGCAAAAGTTGCAAGTAATGCGGAGAGTAGTAAGATGTATTTGTATATTATTGATTGACCTTAGTCATTAGTTGTTTGATGGGTATATCTAATGAAGATATAATTGAAAGGATAGGATTGTCTGATATAGATCGGCAATTTGTATATTTGATCGGTCAAGTCCGATTTGTTTGATTATGGATATAGATCGGCAGAGTAATTACttgaatttggaaagaaattaaagatgcTCAAAGCAGGATAgagtaaattaaaaatataaaatgttGTATGTATTTATGGACCTTTGGTTACAAAGGTGCAAGTAGGcaagcctcgttaaaacctcttcGAGCGAAACCCTTGTGGAAAAAATCTCgtgagtaggaaaaagagtactcgCTTGTCCCTGAATTCTAACTGTAATACAACTTTAAAGATGATACATTCCAAGTGTTTGGGAGAGTATTACCATCCAAAGATTCTAGTCTGTAGGCTCTATTGCCGAGTACCTAATGATTTGGAAGGGACCTTCCCAGTTTGCTGTTAGTTTACCATGGGTTGGGGGCCTTCGAGCTTGTTCGGTTCGTCTAAGCACTAGGTCATTTAGTTGAAAGGACCTTGGATGGAGCTTCTGATTGTATCGCCAAGCTATATGCTGTTGCATAGCTCGGTGTGTAATTGCTGCCAAAGAACGAATCTCTTCAATGGTATCTAGGTCGTGTTGACGAGCTATATCTGTTGTAGTATGGTCGGCCATTTGAGTTCGGAGTGAGGCCTGGGAGACCTCGACTGGTATCATTGCATCCGAACCATATACCAGTCGGAAAGGCATTTCCTTTGTTGTTGAGTGGATCGTTGTGTTGTACCCCCATACGACCTCCGGTACTAATTCGGCCCAGAGACCTTTGGCATTGTCAAGCTTTTTCCTCAAAGCGTGTAGGATAACTTTGTTTGCAGTCTCGGCTAAGCCATTTGTTTACGGGTGTTCTACTGATGAAAAATGTTGTCTGATCTTTAAATCTTGCAAAAAGGAGGTGTATTTATGATCGGCAAATTGGCGATCATTATCAGCGATAATGTGCCGAGGTATGCCGAatctacaaataatatttttccaTACAAAGGAAACCTTTGTTGTGACGTGATCTTTGCTAGAGGttgtgcctctatccatttggaaaAGTAATCAATTGCTACTATTAAAAATTTTACCTGCCCAGCTAAAGGGAAGGGACCGAGGATGTCGAGCCCCCATTGATTGAAGAGCCAACTTACCTCGGAACTGTGAAGGAGTTCGGCTGGAAGGTGTGTAATCGGGCTGTGCTTCTGGCAATTGTCATAGCCTTTTACTTTTGTTTTACAATCTTGTTGCAATGTTGGCCAAAAGAAGCCAGCTCGGAGTATCTTCGAGGATAAACTTCGGGCTCCGAGGTGTGTGCCACAGATTCCCTCATGTGCTTCGGCCAGCGCAAGTTCAGCTTCTAATCTAGAGAGACATTTAAGCAAAGGACAAAAAAAATCCTCATCTATATAAGAAATTGTTATATATTGCAAAAAATGAAGCTTGTCGGCAAAAGTGCCAAGTATTTTCGATTTTGCCTGGTAATATTCCAGTTTTGAGATAGTCTAGGTAAGGTGTTCTCCAATCTGCATCTTGTGTGACATTTAGAATTTCTATTAGTTCTATACTTGGTTTAAGTAGCATGGATTGATAAAGTGATGATGTAGTTGTTTGAGTACTGGCGAGCTTAGATAGGATATCAGCTCGGCTGTTATTCTCC
The DNA window shown above is from Arachis ipaensis cultivar K30076 chromosome B08, Araip1.1, whole genome shotgun sequence and carries:
- the LOC107611786 gene encoding uncharacterized protein LOC107611786, whose amino-acid sequence is MECNKDDAIKAKELAEKTLLERDLSSAKIFAKKAQDMYPNLDGLRQLLATIEVYASAEKKVNGEVDWYRVLGVEPMADDQTIRRHYRKLALILHPDKNKSVGADEAFNLITQAWTCLSDNAKRVEYDQKRNFSGIYCGKPSAPARPSGFFGNLNAANWKNRDQGSATHQTQTTRPPTSMNPTFWTMCLSCRTKFEYNAHFVNCKLTCFNCNKTFVASEASPPRVYRNASSTSSISQMNQNNPGGISRMPSFSTAAETPGVFKVPSDTLKRACEASTPDNALAAEKTGVAGSTFHSCSFGSNSSLKGDGPRKKIRTSEFKVNSDRKYTQNGVASRHEGVSLANELGSEKDNSETGRMSAAGNYKRNVFWEIPQQKMKKILMEKARKEIQKKLEEWNVASEARNLEKSKYAATEIIEKDKKKAKDVIEKENKKITYAVKPDTKNAIRGAKPGAQGIVASDKIGKKHIPPADPVVADYTVLMSVPDPDFHDFDGDRIENAFGANQVWAVYDEDDGMPRYYALIHDVISKKPFNMRISWLNSKTNDELAPIEWVSSGFPKTSGDFRISKHVVYNSLNSFSHKVQWTKGARGIVHIYPKKGDVWALYRNWSADWNQFTKDEVIHKYDMVEVLEDYNEKQGVNVAPLGKVQGFKTVFCRNRDPRRIKNIPKAEMFRLSHQVPAYLLTGQEGHNAPRGCLELDPAATPMELLQVVTEIPEQESVDEFQSKENPGRDEKSRKIKQDSAQEIPRKEGAEAIGKKDGKPDILYVYRRRHLREKRAM